One part of the Parabacteroides distasonis ATCC 8503 genome encodes these proteins:
- a CDS encoding TolC family protein, whose amino-acid sequence MKKRYKRTFLVLYAFCSLLAEGVSAQSLVLSLEKTISLAADSSLEAFRTKNLFLSGYWEFRNYKAERLPSLTLNITPAEYYRDITKRYDSEKDIDEYRKQQSFYAGGNLKIKQNFDMLGGSFFVDTDLGYMRYFGSNTYNQFTSVPIRIGYSQDLLGYNPFRWEKKIEPLKYEKVKKELLYNIETVSEQATTYFFSLAMAQVEYDMAKENVATTDTLYRTGQERHKIAAISQADLLTLKLDAINARNTLQNADIALKRAMFSLASYLNFDKNTKIRLRLPSRPHDMDIPVDQALTLARENNPKFLEVRQEVLEAEQQVDKTKKETLFNASLNASIGFNQVATQFKEVYKNPLQQDLVSISISIPLIDWGVRKGKYNIAKSNLNVTQISARQTEVTLEEDVIMTVGDFNVQQNLIASAEEALDIAIMAYNETKQRFMIGKADINSLTLSLNRQQEAQRNYITALQNYWLSYYKIRKLTLHDFETGISLANEFDYEHGF is encoded by the coding sequence ATGAAAAAAAGATACAAGAGGACATTCCTAGTTTTATACGCGTTCTGTTCGCTATTAGCCGAAGGAGTATCGGCCCAATCGCTCGTCCTTTCCCTTGAGAAGACGATCTCATTGGCCGCCGATAGCTCGCTGGAGGCTTTTCGTACGAAAAACCTATTCTTGTCCGGCTACTGGGAGTTTCGTAATTACAAAGCGGAGCGACTGCCTAGTCTTACATTGAATATCACACCCGCCGAATATTACCGGGATATCACGAAACGATACGATTCAGAAAAAGACATTGACGAATACCGTAAGCAACAGTCCTTTTATGCGGGAGGAAACTTAAAGATCAAGCAGAACTTCGATATGCTGGGTGGTAGTTTCTTCGTGGATACGGATCTGGGGTATATGCGCTATTTCGGCTCGAATACTTATAATCAGTTCACCTCCGTTCCAATCCGTATCGGATACAGCCAAGATTTATTGGGATACAATCCTTTCCGGTGGGAGAAGAAGATAGAGCCTCTAAAATATGAGAAAGTAAAGAAAGAGTTGCTTTATAATATCGAGACCGTCAGCGAGCAAGCCACCACTTATTTTTTCTCTTTAGCCATGGCTCAAGTAGAATATGATATGGCCAAAGAAAATGTAGCGACAACCGATACGTTATACCGTACCGGCCAAGAGCGGCATAAGATCGCGGCTATTAGTCAAGCGGATTTACTGACACTCAAGCTGGATGCGATCAATGCCCGCAATACGTTACAAAACGCCGATATAGCCTTGAAGCGAGCCATGTTCAGTCTGGCCTCGTATTTGAATTTCGATAAGAATACGAAGATACGGCTTCGTCTGCCGTCACGCCCCCATGATATGGATATTCCGGTGGATCAAGCATTGACGTTAGCCCGGGAGAATAACCCCAAGTTTCTGGAAGTGCGGCAAGAGGTGTTAGAGGCCGAGCAACAAGTGGATAAGACCAAAAAGGAAACCTTATTCAACGCTTCCTTGAATGCTAGTATCGGTTTCAATCAAGTAGCGACCCAGTTTAAGGAAGTTTACAAGAATCCGCTGCAGCAGGACTTGGTATCGATATCTATCTCTATTCCCCTTATAGACTGGGGAGTACGGAAGGGTAAATACAATATAGCCAAAAGCAATCTAAATGTTACGCAAATATCCGCACGGCAGACGGAAGTCACTCTGGAGGAAGACGTAATCATGACTGTCGGCGATTTCAATGTACAGCAAAACCTGATCGCCAGCGCCGAAGAGGCTTTGGACATCGCGATCATGGCCTATAACGAGACCAAGCAACGTTTCATGATCGGCAAAGCGGATATCAATAGCCTTACGCTCTCCTTGAACCGACAGCAGGAAGCGCAACGTAATTATATCACGGCCTTGCAAAATTATTGGTTGAGCTATTACAAAATACGTAAGCTCACCTTACATGATTTCGAGACAGGCATCTCATTAGCCAACGAATTTGATTACGAGCATGGGTTCTAA
- a CDS encoding efflux RND transporter permease subunit yields the protein MIRFLLQRPIAVLMAFTACFIVGLVTYFTIPVSLLPDIAIPEITVQISGQNTSARELENTVVKPVRLQLMQVAGLRDIHSETRDGAGIIRLSFDFGTNTDLAFIEVNEKIDAAMNYLPREVERPRVVKASATDIPVFCLNLTLKTIENDEAFLDLCQFAETVIKRRIEQLPEVAMVDITGILGRQLQIVPDMKLLDMADITLNDLESALSANNIEPGSMTVRDGYYEYNIKFSTLLRTPEDVQNIYIRKNDRIFQIKDLAKVAVVPEKETGLSLANGERAVTLAVIKQADENMDNMKEALAEVTDYFKSIYPDIEFTITRNQTELLDYTISNLKQNLSLGFLFICIVAILFLGDVKSPAVIGLSMVVSIIISFLFFYLFNMSLNIISLSGLILALGMMIDSSIIVTENIAQYRAKGDNLEEACIKGTTEVITPMLSSTFTTIAVFVPLVFMSGIAGAIFFDQAFAVTVGLMVSYFTGIMLLPVLYKLVYSIPEIKHSFFNLKINNLIKEHTLDRFYDGGVDFIFRHKTTSLLFVAVTIPLCAILFYMIPKSRMPEIDQNELIAHVEWNENIHIDENRKRVTELFGEADRLGAQHTAYIGQQQFLLNRDRELSISEVELYFKTEETDAIAPLQQEISAWVKRNYPTAVLSFSPPETVFEKLFVTGEADIVAEFYARNKEQAPDAPTLQKLEKTLESKTGLAPVGVAFENQLNISIDHQKLLLYNISYEEVYRVLKTAFKENEVATLRSYQQYLPITLAGNEQTVDHILHNTLIRTQPDENQKTNHVPLSAVTKITPGEDLKILTAGKNGEYIPFSFYQVENAEQLMENIRELVRSESKDKTNWDIDFSGSFFSNQQMLNELVVILFISILLMYFILAAQFESFLQPLIVLLEIPIDVAASLLVLWICGHTLNLMSAIGIVVTCGIIINDSILKLDAINELRKEGVPLMEAIHEAGRRRLRPIIMTSLTTIFGMVPLLFTFDMGSELQKPLSIAMISAMLIGTVVSLFIIPLVYWFIYRRHAL from the coding sequence ATGATTCGCTTCCTGCTACAACGTCCGATAGCGGTATTGATGGCTTTTACGGCCTGCTTTATCGTGGGGTTGGTGACTTATTTCACCATACCGGTCTCCTTATTGCCTGATATCGCCATACCTGAGATTACCGTTCAGATATCCGGACAAAATACATCCGCACGGGAATTGGAAAATACTGTCGTAAAGCCGGTCCGTTTGCAATTGATGCAAGTGGCAGGATTACGGGATATCCATAGCGAGACTCGCGATGGAGCGGGTATTATCCGCCTTAGCTTCGACTTTGGCACGAACACGGATCTTGCCTTTATAGAGGTCAATGAGAAAATAGACGCCGCCATGAATTACCTGCCCCGTGAGGTAGAACGTCCACGGGTAGTCAAGGCGAGCGCTACGGACATTCCGGTGTTTTGCCTCAACCTCACACTCAAGACAATTGAAAACGACGAGGCTTTCCTCGATCTTTGCCAATTCGCAGAAACAGTAATCAAGCGAAGGATCGAACAGTTGCCGGAAGTCGCGATGGTGGATATCACGGGCATATTAGGACGGCAATTACAGATCGTACCGGATATGAAACTCTTGGATATGGCTGATATTACGTTAAATGATTTGGAATCAGCCTTGTCTGCCAATAATATAGAGCCGGGAAGCATGACCGTACGGGATGGTTATTATGAGTACAATATTAAATTTTCTACCTTATTACGTACACCGGAAGACGTACAAAATATCTATATCCGTAAGAATGACCGAATCTTCCAGATAAAAGATCTGGCAAAAGTAGCTGTCGTACCGGAAAAAGAAACCGGCTTATCGCTAGCCAACGGGGAAAGGGCCGTTACATTAGCCGTTATCAAGCAAGCGGATGAGAATATGGACAATATGAAAGAGGCGCTTGCCGAGGTTACCGATTATTTCAAGTCTATTTACCCGGATATTGAATTTACGATCACAAGAAACCAGACCGAGTTATTGGATTATACGATCTCCAACCTCAAACAGAATCTATCGTTAGGTTTCTTATTTATCTGCATCGTGGCGATCCTTTTCCTCGGGGACGTAAAAAGCCCGGCGGTAATCGGACTAAGTATGGTAGTCAGTATCATCATTAGTTTCCTGTTCTTCTACCTTTTCAATATGTCCTTAAATATCATCTCCCTATCCGGATTGATTTTGGCATTGGGTATGATGATAGACAGTTCCATCATCGTGACGGAGAATATAGCGCAATACCGGGCAAAAGGAGATAATCTGGAAGAAGCGTGTATAAAAGGGACCACAGAAGTAATCACCCCCATGCTTAGTTCCACATTTACCACGATCGCCGTATTCGTCCCGCTGGTATTTATGAGTGGTATAGCGGGAGCGATTTTCTTCGATCAGGCGTTTGCTGTTACGGTTGGTTTAATGGTCTCTTATTTCACTGGAATCATGTTACTGCCTGTACTTTACAAATTAGTTTACAGCATACCGGAGATCAAGCATTCCTTTTTCAACCTGAAAATAAACAATTTGATCAAGGAGCATACGCTGGACCGATTCTATGACGGAGGGGTTGATTTCATATTCAGGCATAAGACCACTAGCCTACTATTTGTAGCTGTCACCATCCCCCTTTGCGCGATCCTATTCTATATGATCCCCAAAAGCCGGATGCCGGAAATCGATCAGAATGAGTTAATCGCACATGTTGAATGGAATGAGAACATCCATATTGATGAGAATAGAAAGAGAGTCACCGAATTATTTGGTGAGGCCGATCGGTTAGGTGCGCAACACACGGCCTATATCGGACAGCAACAATTCCTGCTAAACCGAGACAGGGAATTATCCATCTCGGAAGTAGAGCTTTATTTCAAGACAGAAGAGACCGATGCTATCGCTCCTTTACAACAAGAAATCTCCGCTTGGGTAAAGCGAAATTACCCGACAGCCGTATTATCGTTCTCTCCGCCGGAGACCGTGTTTGAGAAACTGTTCGTAACCGGTGAGGCCGATATCGTAGCCGAGTTCTATGCCCGTAACAAAGAACAAGCTCCGGATGCCCCTACTTTGCAAAAACTAGAGAAAACACTAGAGAGTAAGACCGGTCTCGCTCCCGTTGGCGTAGCTTTCGAGAATCAATTAAACATATCCATAGACCATCAGAAACTATTACTTTATAATATCTCCTATGAAGAGGTCTACCGGGTACTTAAGACGGCCTTCAAGGAAAATGAAGTCGCTACTTTACGCTCTTATCAACAGTATTTACCGATCACGCTAGCCGGAAACGAGCAAACGGTCGATCATATCCTACATAATACGTTAATCCGTACGCAACCGGACGAAAACCAAAAGACGAATCATGTCCCTCTTAGTGCAGTAACAAAAATTACTCCCGGAGAGGATTTGAAGATACTCACCGCTGGAAAGAACGGGGAATATATTCCTTTTAGCTTCTATCAAGTAGAGAATGCGGAACAGTTAATGGAAAATATTCGGGAGCTCGTCCGCAGCGAATCCAAAGATAAGACGAATTGGGACATCGATTTCTCGGGAAGCTTCTTCTCGAACCAACAAATGCTGAATGAACTGGTCGTCATCTTGTTCATATCCATTCTCTTGATGTACTTTATCTTAGCGGCGCAATTCGAGAGCTTCTTGCAGCCCTTGATCGTCCTGCTGGAAATACCTATAGACGTAGCCGCCTCCTTACTGGTATTATGGATATGCGGGCATACCTTAAACCTGATGAGTGCTATCGGTATCGTGGTAACTTGCGGTATCATCATAAACGACTCTATCTTGAAACTGGACGCGATCAATGAGCTTCGGAAAGAAGGTGTACCCTTGATGGAAGCGATCCATGAGGCGGGTCGTCGCCGTCTGCGCCCGATTATCATGACCTCATTGACAACTATATTCGGTATGGTACCGCTACTATTCACGTTCGATATGGGTAGTGAGTTGCAAAAGCCACTCTCCATTGCCATGATCTCGGCGATGCTGATCGGTACGGTAGTCAGTTTATTTATTATCCCTTTGGTTTATTGGTTTATCTATAGGAGACATGCATTATGA
- a CDS encoding efflux RND transporter periplasmic adaptor subunit: MKYYKLLTFTLLFCLSACGGEKKDTDTTQDSVETVLPDEANEVTIMTLKQTEFNHELISNGKLSARKLVDLQFESAEPIARIYVKNGDRVNKGQKIAELATFRLTNKTAQAKDALEKARLELKDVLIGQGYMLEDSAKVPPATLNLARVKSGYDLALAQYQLAQYEEQNATLIAPFDGIIANLFAKQENVASTTDAFCTVIDPHSLEASFTVLESELPLIQNGDKVEVTPFATTSLKTEGRISEINPLVDENGMVQVKAAVNDKGKLFEGMNVRVSVQRSLGKQLVVPKTAVVLRSGKQVVFTLVDGHAYWNYVRTGLENADSYTLLEGLKEADVVITSGNINLAHESPVKVIEN; this comes from the coding sequence ATGAAATACTATAAATTGTTGACCTTTACGCTTTTATTCTGTTTAAGCGCATGCGGCGGAGAAAAGAAAGATACAGATACCACACAGGATTCCGTAGAAACCGTATTGCCGGATGAGGCGAACGAAGTCACGATCATGACTTTGAAGCAAACGGAATTTAATCATGAGTTGATAAGCAATGGTAAACTGTCCGCTCGCAAGTTGGTGGACTTACAATTTGAGTCGGCAGAACCCATCGCCCGCATCTACGTGAAGAACGGAGACCGGGTAAACAAAGGACAGAAAATAGCGGAACTCGCTACTTTCCGGCTCACGAACAAAACAGCGCAAGCCAAGGATGCCCTAGAGAAAGCGAGGCTTGAATTAAAAGACGTATTGATCGGTCAAGGATATATGCTGGAAGACTCAGCGAAAGTCCCGCCTGCGACGCTCAACCTAGCACGGGTAAAAAGTGGATATGATCTGGCGCTCGCCCAATATCAACTTGCCCAATATGAGGAACAGAATGCGACGCTAATCGCGCCTTTCGACGGTATTATCGCAAACCTTTTCGCTAAACAAGAGAACGTGGCGTCTACGACGGACGCATTCTGTACCGTTATCGATCCTCATAGTCTGGAAGCCTCTTTCACCGTATTGGAAAGTGAGTTGCCGCTTATCCAAAACGGAGATAAAGTGGAAGTTACCCCTTTCGCCACCACCAGCTTAAAGACTGAAGGACGTATATCCGAGATCAACCCGCTAGTGGATGAGAACGGGATGGTACAAGTGAAAGCGGCGGTAAACGACAAAGGTAAATTATTCGAAGGCATGAATGTACGGGTTAGCGTACAACGCTCGCTTGGGAAGCAATTGGTCGTACCTAAAACGGCTGTGGTATTACGTTCCGGAAAACAAGTCGTATTTACTTTAGTTGATGGGCACGCTTATTGGAACTACGTGCGCACCGGACTGGAAAACGCGGATAGTTATACCCTTTTGGAAGGATTGAAAGAAGCGGATGTCGTGATTACAAGCGGCAATATTAATCTGGCGCATGAGTCACCGGTCAAGGTAATTGAAAATTGA
- a CDS encoding O-antigen ligase family protein produces MKELLKLGVYTLLGTLLLSAPFAGLGMLSTHLVTEKTFWIQLITLFLSAVSLQGLWLNPSKELCPWTYVDILPLSLLGLILLSYPYSIHPEPEKLLFIGQMVVLWYLLRQVLHECPVLIGYFSMFFIATGLIEAIWGFRQLQGWAYSNHSLFRLTGSFFNPGPYSGYLAITLPVALGILLEQSKRNMPYYLSMGCIGTAIVVLPAGMSRSAWIAVVVSCAWVYALYRLDRKQAATRLRQHKRWYIIGGILGGILLLGGSASLYTLKKDSADGRFLMWKITTKAIQKQPITGTSLGGFPAAYAETQAEYMASGKATEQEKLVAGCPEYAFNEYLQIGLEQGLVGLALFIGWLGLLFYKGIKNKRYACCGGLMSLAIFAFSSYPLQLPEFWVVLIFLGVMSVTPDKDEIRENQAQSNGHRWGKQIFFMGIAILGIGLFWMQKDHYKAYQQWNKAQMYYKNKAYEAALEVYEPLYPLLKHKPEFLFEVAQCLSKTGRYKKANGYLERAVLLSSDPMLYYVMAKNEQCLGEYRQAEKHLLHAIDILPERIYPYYLLMNLYTEPSYFQPAKLKMAIDSVLTKKPKVESSAIKEMKEKARSMLNNTSI; encoded by the coding sequence ATGAAAGAACTGTTGAAACTCGGCGTATATACCCTACTTGGGACACTTTTGCTAAGCGCCCCTTTCGCAGGATTGGGAATGCTATCCACACACTTGGTGACAGAGAAAACCTTTTGGATTCAACTAATCACCCTGTTCTTATCCGCCGTGTCCCTACAAGGTTTGTGGTTGAATCCAAGCAAGGAGCTGTGCCCATGGACTTACGTGGATATCCTCCCCCTTTCCCTCTTGGGGCTTATCCTCCTCTCTTATCCCTACTCCATACACCCGGAGCCGGAAAAGCTCCTGTTTATCGGACAAATGGTTGTCTTGTGGTATCTGCTTCGGCAGGTACTCCATGAATGTCCGGTGCTCATAGGATATTTTTCAATGTTCTTTATCGCGACAGGCCTTATAGAAGCCATCTGGGGCTTCCGTCAATTACAGGGATGGGCCTATTCGAACCATTCCCTGTTTCGGCTGACCGGCTCTTTTTTCAATCCGGGGCCTTATTCCGGATATTTGGCGATCACATTACCGGTGGCTCTTGGCATCTTGCTGGAACAGTCCAAACGAAATATGCCCTATTACCTGTCCATGGGATGTATAGGCACAGCGATCGTTGTACTTCCTGCGGGAATGAGCCGATCGGCATGGATAGCGGTGGTCGTTTCTTGCGCCTGGGTATATGCCCTGTACCGCCTTGACAGGAAACAGGCAGCGACCAGACTGAGACAACACAAAAGGTGGTATATCATAGGCGGTATCCTAGGCGGCATATTGCTTCTTGGCGGGAGCGCATCACTCTATACATTAAAGAAAGATTCGGCAGACGGAAGGTTTCTGATGTGGAAGATCACGACGAAAGCGATACAAAAACAACCGATTACAGGTACCAGCCTAGGTGGGTTCCCTGCCGCTTACGCTGAAACACAAGCGGAATACATGGCTTCGGGAAAAGCGACTGAACAGGAAAAGTTGGTTGCCGGATGCCCGGAGTACGCATTTAATGAATACTTGCAGATTGGATTAGAACAGGGGTTAGTAGGATTAGCCCTATTTATAGGCTGGCTGGGGCTTCTATTTTATAAAGGAATAAAGAACAAAAGGTATGCTTGTTGCGGGGGATTGATGTCTCTGGCTATATTCGCCTTCTCTTCTTATCCATTACAATTGCCGGAGTTTTGGGTAGTATTGATATTCCTAGGGGTGATGAGCGTAACACCGGACAAGGATGAGATCCGTGAGAACCAAGCCCAATCAAATGGCCATAGATGGGGCAAACAGATATTTTTTATGGGAATCGCTATCCTTGGAATTGGTTTGTTCTGGATGCAAAAAGATCATTATAAGGCTTATCAACAATGGAACAAGGCGCAAATGTATTACAAAAATAAAGCTTACGAAGCGGCCTTGGAGGTATATGAACCTTTGTATCCATTATTGAAGCATAAACCGGAATTCCTTTTCGAGGTCGCTCAATGCCTAAGCAAGACCGGACGATACAAGAAAGCGAATGGATATCTGGAAAGAGCTGTCTTATTAAGCTCCGATCCCATGCTTTATTACGTAATGGCTAAAAATGAGCAGTGTTTAGGTGAATACCGACAAGCGGAAAAGCACCTGTTACATGCCATTGATATTTTACCGGAACGTATCTATCCGTATTATCTGTTAATGAATCTTTATACGGAACCATCTTATTTTCAACCTGCAAAATTGAAAATGGCGATTGATTCCGTATTAACTAAGAAACCCAAAGTGGAAAGTTCCGCTATTAAAGAAATGAAAGAGAAAGCACGAAGTATGTTAAACAACACATCAATATGA
- a CDS encoding transglutaminase domain-containing protein, which produces MNKLILYVCAWICLHSCGFSKSQEESMLEYALSQAGDNRKELEYVIKYYEGDSLKREAARFLIRNMVYHFGYEKRERVSDITTLSSDYLIRNIELAFQAWPKPWNKSVSFENFCRYILPYRGLYEPPSGLREELMRTYLPLLDSSHIDNTYDAAVRLQKILRTRVTYQTEIPIHYPTAEEIHRTGVGRCDGVVLYGIQLMRAAGIPTVAEHTIWTRRNGEHYWCAFLNEDGRFLPFAPEYEGPDSLIYNLTKPFLTPAKVYRYGFSPLHPVTTESTDEYRTFLKNPLLTAVTEQYLPPVADIHTTCDLPVRSKRAPIYLCTYNHGNWRPFAMSERIGNRCTFPKIVGDDVFIIAEYDKEAYGSLRFITSPFHVSNTGIITKIKPDPARTDSIFIASDNPYQQQVPYTLAYWEQEQQCFKNGYFPTDTIPGGILIRKIPKGSLLKAMISRPEKAAEDRIFLVENGTVKRY; this is translated from the coding sequence ATGAATAAGCTTATTTTATATGTATGCGCTTGGATCTGTCTGCACTCTTGCGGTTTCTCAAAAAGCCAAGAAGAAAGTATGTTGGAATATGCGTTGTCGCAAGCCGGCGATAACAGGAAAGAGTTGGAATATGTCATCAAATACTATGAAGGGGATTCGTTAAAAAGAGAGGCCGCCCGCTTTTTGATACGCAATATGGTCTATCATTTCGGATATGAGAAGCGAGAGAGGGTATCAGACATCACCACCCTATCCTCGGACTATCTAATCCGTAATATCGAGCTGGCGTTTCAGGCGTGGCCCAAGCCCTGGAATAAATCGGTAAGTTTCGAGAATTTTTGCAGGTATATACTTCCCTACCGGGGGTTATACGAACCGCCCTCCGGTTTACGTGAGGAGCTGATGCGGACGTACCTCCCTTTGCTGGATAGTTCGCATATTGATAACACGTACGATGCGGCCGTGAGGTTACAAAAGATACTACGAACCCGAGTCACCTATCAAACGGAGATACCCATCCACTATCCAACCGCAGAGGAGATCCACCGGACAGGGGTTGGACGTTGTGATGGGGTAGTCTTGTATGGTATCCAGCTGATGCGTGCGGCCGGTATTCCCACTGTAGCAGAACATACGATCTGGACTCGTAGGAACGGGGAACATTATTGGTGCGCATTCTTAAACGAGGATGGGCGATTCCTACCTTTCGCTCCGGAGTACGAAGGCCCGGATTCCTTGATCTACAACCTAACCAAGCCGTTCTTGACCCCGGCCAAGGTTTACAGATACGGATTCTCCCCCTTACATCCGGTAACGACCGAGTCGACCGATGAATACCGTACGTTCTTAAAAAATCCGTTATTGACCGCTGTCACGGAGCAATACCTACCACCTGTCGCAGATATCCATACGACTTGCGACCTCCCGGTGAGATCAAAAAGAGCACCTATTTACCTCTGTACCTATAATCATGGTAACTGGAGGCCTTTCGCCATGAGCGAACGGATCGGCAACCGCTGTACCTTCCCGAAGATCGTAGGCGATGATGTGTTTATCATCGCCGAATATGACAAAGAGGCTTATGGCTCACTACGCTTCATCACATCCCCTTTCCATGTGAGCAATACGGGGATCATCACGAAAATTAAGCCCGATCCGGCCCGAACCGATTCCATCTTTATCGCCTCGGACAACCCGTATCAACAGCAAGTGCCGTATACACTCGCTTATTGGGAACAGGAACAGCAGTGTTTTAAAAACGGATATTTCCCGACAGACACGATACCCGGTGGCATCCTCATTCGCAAGATACCTAAAGGGAGCCTGTTGAAAGCGATGATCTCGCGACCGGAAAAGGCTGCGGAAGATCGTATCTTTTTGGTGGAAAACGGTACGGTAAAAAGATATTAA
- the lepB gene encoding signal peptidase I, with protein MLRYLTLIFYGVFGIGCIYAFLLIFCFSTFKIPSDSMEPQLQTGDQVLVNKWIAGPRLFNIFASMKGKRVDIYRVPGVGQIKRNDILVFNYPHPYSWERIEMHIMQYYIKRCLGLPGDSIRIEQGFYRNNHTKEPLGNVESQANLSRQKADRMPDGVYRCFPFDSTFNWNVHDFGPLYIPRKGDRITVNQTNYKLYKQMIEWESKDSLSWKDSKVYIGDKQVRQYQFQSNYYFVAGDKTENSRDSRYLGLIPEEFIVGVAWKVWKSVDPYTGEYRKGRFWKNIRNN; from the coding sequence ATGTTACGATATCTGACACTTATATTTTATGGGGTATTTGGTATTGGTTGCATATACGCATTCCTCCTCATCTTCTGTTTCAGCACGTTCAAAATCCCTTCCGATTCCATGGAGCCTCAACTCCAAACCGGAGATCAAGTATTAGTAAACAAATGGATAGCCGGACCTAGGTTATTCAATATTTTCGCATCTATGAAAGGGAAGCGGGTAGATATATACAGAGTACCCGGAGTCGGGCAAATCAAACGGAATGATATTCTCGTATTCAACTACCCGCATCCCTATTCATGGGAGCGGATCGAAATGCACATCATGCAATATTATATCAAACGCTGCCTCGGGTTACCGGGAGACTCCATCCGGATCGAACAGGGATTCTACCGAAACAACCATACAAAAGAGCCTTTGGGGAATGTGGAAAGTCAAGCGAACTTATCCAGACAAAAAGCGGATCGGATGCCGGACGGTGTCTACCGTTGTTTCCCTTTTGATTCTACATTCAATTGGAATGTTCATGATTTCGGTCCTTTGTATATCCCCCGAAAAGGGGATAGAATTACCGTGAATCAAACAAATTATAAGCTATACAAACAAATGATCGAGTGGGAATCAAAAGATTCCCTATCGTGGAAAGATAGTAAAGTTTATATAGGAGACAAACAGGTAAGACAATACCAGTTCCAAAGCAACTATTACTTCGTGGCCGGAGATAAGACAGAAAACTCTAGAGATTCCCGTTATCTCGGACTTATACCGGAGGAATTTATCGTAGGGGTAGCTTGGAAAGTGTGGAAATCCGTTGACCCTTACACGGGGGAATACAGAAAGGGACGTTTTTGGAAAAATATTCGAAACAATTGA
- a CDS encoding BF3164 family lipoprotein translates to MKKYIILHLSLILLVFIACTDDQKQDDKNITFQRSDFKVRKSLSGKTIEFDSLILRPSQIQLFDSFLVTCNQGAEKQFHIFNLNTAHKEGECIPVGQGPKEMMTPCFVNRNDSVVIFDMMTSTIFTYSIPEFTSGKEPEYASRISLDTKPLWSNIRSLGNGFLGVSYQETSPGFLFDQTGKKTMDFGTYPKTEQEYTPAELINAFRADLTTNRKEKVAITHYFTDLICIYNVNGTLEKQLRGPDHFASVFKEFRDGDIIGSKASPQTYRDAFYSPVNVGNSLFVLYNGKMVTEPNYNILCKELFVIGWDGSLECHYTLDQGVSSIAVDNQKRKIYGISDDPEYHIVVFDY, encoded by the coding sequence ATGAAGAAATACATTATCTTACATCTTTCACTCATCCTATTAGTATTCATCGCTTGTACCGATGATCAAAAACAAGATGACAAAAACATAACCTTCCAGAGAAGTGATTTCAAAGTCCGAAAATCACTATCCGGAAAAACTATTGAATTTGACAGTCTTATTTTACGACCTTCACAAATCCAATTATTCGACTCCTTCCTAGTTACTTGCAATCAAGGGGCGGAAAAACAATTCCACATCTTCAACCTCAATACGGCACATAAGGAAGGAGAATGTATTCCTGTAGGACAAGGGCCTAAAGAGATGATGACACCATGTTTCGTCAATCGGAACGATTCCGTAGTCATTTTTGATATGATGACCTCTACGATTTTCACTTACTCTATCCCGGAATTTACCAGTGGAAAAGAACCGGAATACGCCAGCCGTATCTCCCTAGATACAAAACCGCTATGGAGCAATATTCGAAGCTTGGGCAACGGGTTCTTAGGCGTATCCTATCAAGAGACGAGTCCTGGATTCCTTTTTGATCAAACAGGTAAGAAAACGATGGATTTCGGTACTTATCCTAAAACTGAGCAGGAGTATACTCCTGCCGAATTAATCAATGCGTTTCGGGCAGACCTAACCACCAACCGAAAAGAGAAGGTTGCAATCACTCACTACTTCACTGATTTAATTTGCATCTATAACGTGAACGGGACCTTGGAAAAACAATTACGGGGACCGGATCATTTCGCATCTGTTTTCAAAGAATTTAGGGATGGAGACATTATCGGAAGTAAAGCGAGCCCGCAAACTTATAGAGACGCTTTTTATAGTCCTGTAAACGTGGGGAATAGTTTATTTGTTCTTTATAATGGAAAAATGGTGACAGAGCCTAATTACAATATATTATGCAAAGAATTATTTGTAATCGGATGGGACGGTAGCCTTGAATGCCATTACACATTAGACCAAGGAGTCTCCTCCATCGCTGTAGACAATCAAAAACGGAAGATCTATGGTATCAGTGATGATCCGGAATATCATATCGTAGTGTTCGACTATTGA